The following are from one region of the Dreissena polymorpha isolate Duluth1 chromosome 2, UMN_Dpol_1.0, whole genome shotgun sequence genome:
- the LOC127867016 gene encoding uncharacterized protein LOC127867016 isoform X2, protein MCMRSSYRLICTVWMAESGTRPDEPERFRRQGNVSSKGDLIQWENTSVETCTILSWLGYGQEIIQARKDAYRELGKLLTARECGEATYIIAGSKGEGLSSFLESDVDQMVVNNRVFCLEDVVKSSAFPGEITVLRSLSRRSYHGHCRLLLERRGTIIHREVNDAFCDDGYGRELLSSDLFVNNWSNERLAEGTVQHERAGPSIPNTMHGHLHRDIVHALHYYCPNILSKWAARPRHWPPPEVAQRVVSLGAVLTPVGFKGSEYQHVEWRVCFNAGEIELISNLNDTQTKLYVLLKMIKNDVLHPRKKEVSSYTLKNIVLWMAENNPQASFHKKSLLQWLHEALDALRVALITLELPYYMIPERNLMATSGLDEEQQRTWISTITDMLNEGPKMILRLPKIRKALIAHPEPLRWYSGRRIELELLSLMRMNRAAICWDENGEFDQTDAILQALERRRNEVITDVCVRMIMEGSRVINAQAIFDRIMM, encoded by the coding sequence ATTCAGTGGGAAAATACCTCCGTTGAGACATGCACTATACTGAGCTGGCTCGGTTACGGACAGGAGATAATACAGGCTCGGAAAGACGCATATCGGGAGTTAGGCAAGCTGTTAACTGCACGGGAATGTGGAGAGGCAACGTATATTATTGCGGGTAGCAAAGGTGAGGGGCTGAGCAGCTTCTTGGAAAGTGATGTGGATCAAATGGTTGTAAATAATAGAGTATTCTGTTTAGAAGATGTTGTAAAGTCAAGTGCCTTTCCTGGGGAGATAACCGTGTTGAGATCACTCAGCCGCAGGAGTTACCATGGTCACTGTAGACTGCTACTGGAGAGACGCGGTACAATAATTCACAGGGAAGTAAATGATGCGTTTTGTGATGACGGATATGGTCGCGAACTTTTGAGCAGTGACTTGTTTGTTAATAACTGGTCGAACGAACGCTTGGCTGAGGGCACTGTGCAGCATGAGCGTGCGGGACCGTCAATTCCTAATACAATGCATGGACACTTGCACCGTGACATAGTACATGCATTACATTACTACTGCCCCAACATTCTGTCAAAATGGGCCGCAAGACCTCGCCACTGGCCGCCACCGGAAGTCGCTCAGAGGGTCGTATCACTTGGGGCGGTTCTTACGCCTGTTGGATTTAAAGGGAGTGAATATCAACATGTTGAGTGGAGAGTGTGTTTTAACGCCGGTGAGATCGAACTAATTAGCAATCTTAATGACACTCAAaccaaattgtatgttttattgaaaatgataaagaacGATGTATTACATCCACGTAAGAAAGAAGTTTCATCGTACACGTTGAAAAACATCGTTCTATGGATGGCGGAAAATAATCCTCAAGCctcgtttcataaaaaaagtctTTTGCAGTGGTTGCACGAAGCATTGGATGCGCTTAGAGTTGCATTGATCACCTTAGAGCTACCATACTATATGATTCCAGAAAGGAATTTGATGGCAACCTCTGGACTGGATGAGGAACAGCAACGCACATGGATATCAACGATTACAGATATGCTCAATGAAGGTCCGAAGATGATACTTAGACTTCCTAAGATACGAAAAGCTCTCATTGCTCATCCTGAACCATTACGATGGTACAGCGGGAGGAGAATTGAGCTGGAGTTGCTGAGCCTCATGCGCATGAACAGAGCGGCAATCTGCTGGGATGAGAACGGGGAGTTTGACCAAACCGATGCGATTTTGCAGGCATTAGAGAGACGAAGAAACGAGGTTATAACGGATGTTTGCGTGAGGATGATAATGGAAGGGAGTCGAGTTATCAACGCACAGGCTATTTTTGATCGAATTATGATGTAA